The following are encoded in a window of Chloroflexota bacterium genomic DNA:
- a CDS encoding MoaD/ThiS family protein: MKSKAKVRVTLSPTLRHLSQLSDKPEVFEVRAANPLECLQIMLKRYPSMRQWAYDKEINLLPLIWFFVNDPEMREKIPPDQFTEPLKDGDELAIVFGKL; the protein is encoded by the coding sequence ATGAAGTCAAAGGCAAAAGTAAGAGTCACCTTGTCTCCGACGCTTCGCCATTTGAGCCAGCTCAGTGATAAACCAGAAGTGTTCGAGGTGAGGGCGGCCAACCCCCTGGAGTGCTTACAGATCATGTTGAAGCGATATCCCTCCATGAGGCAATGGGCATATGACAAGGAAATTAACCTGCTACCGCTTATATGGTTCTTCGTCAATGACCCAGAGATGCGTGAGAAGATACCGCCTGATCAATTCACTGAGCCTCTCAAAGATGGAGATGAATTGGCTATCGTCTTCGGTAAGCTCTGA